gaacggcagtactacatgaaaacaatatgatatttaggcaagataagaaaaatgtacacatcgtcattcttttcaaaagttttcacccccggatcttaatgcattgtttttcctcctggagcatcagtgagcgcttgaaccttctgtaatagttgcatatgagtcactcaattgtcctcagtgtgaaaagatggatctcaaaacatacagtcattgctggacagggttcaaatacacaaaaatgctgaaaaactaaatttgtgggaactaaaggatttttctgaagaacagcaggcagtttaactgtttaagaCAAACAAGGTtatcataaacaactatcactaaacaaaccaaaacaaaaaaacaaacagctgtgaatcattcaggtaagtgtatgtaaacttttgaacagggtaataaaaatattattttctcttgcattttctctatatgtaaacatctttcatgtgaaatatcttattcaggtcagtactgaataaaaaataacacattttgtatgatccctgttattttggtaaaataattaacattttgcagattctgcaaggtatatgtaaacttttgaactaaactgtaaatgtccaaaaatatctaaatgttcTTAAAGATCTAAATTGTGTACCAttataaatagtgtttttaaagaatacattgtaaataaatttatttattttttattccagtGGCAAGTAAATCTCTCTAAAATCTccaaaaaatgaatgcattaatgaattgaatgaatgaaaaatgaaaaaaaaaatattggtcataatatattttaaataataatgctgTCATAAAagacttaatatttatttattcattttagaaatttaattcataaaaatacatattgtcggaaaacagtattttttaaggATGTTTTAGCACTCAAACTTGCAAAAAACATCAGTCAAAGGAGCCCTTAATAAAAGTGAAACATCCATATTTTCATGCACTCCTTTTTTGTGTGGAAGAGATAGTTCAGATAGTTCAGATACTTTATTGATTGATTCCCAAAAGGCAATGGCACAAAAAAAGCTCAAGTGCACAATGGTGAAATAAGAATTCATGGGCCACCCCTTACAGAAACCAGTCTAGACCAATAAATACTATGCTGCCATTGCAAGAAAACGGATGTAGTGCTCTTTAAATTGAATGAATCTGAACCAAatgaaacaaaagaacaaaccCCTTGTAAGaaccattaaaattaaataaataagtctaTTTAAACGtaaaaagcataaaagcatAAAGCAATTATATTAGTCTACTAGTCagtagtaattattttttacatccCGTCCCTAGATCTGTTAGCTTACATGGCAATACCAGCTCCTTGATGtttacaaaaacaatgacatgGATATGGCATTATGAAAGGAAATAGGATTCTATCTCCAGGGGCAGCATGGGTGGGTTAACAAAACAGCCTTTGTCTGTTACCTTTAGTGTCACACTAAAAGAGGGGCCATTGTGCTTTAGAAGGGATCCTTATGGTTCATGTCCTGGAACTGCAATGGATCCATTTCCTCAGATTAAGAGTCAGCACACATTCAGACCACAACACTGCTACACTTGCAGTTTCGCCATTGACCACTTTCACCTCTTTATGTCTCATGATAAATAGCTTGTTGGAAAGCTATCTAAAAAAATCCTTaccatttgaaattattttctgaaaCACCACAGCATCAAAATGTAAAAGAGGTCTAGAACACATGAAGATgggttttgtgctttttttttaatcacatggAAATACATGCCTCCATCCCTGAAAATAGAGTTTTACAATTAACAAGGAGACAGAAAAATGGTTTTGGAAAGCACAGGTCtcacttttttttgtacaatgtTTTTAGGCACTTGGAATTACAACAGCAAACATTCCTTTCTTTTTTAACGACGAAAGTAAAATATCTTTGGTCCTTAAAAAACCAAAAAGCAAAACAGAGGTTGATTGAAACCACAGtctggcaaaaaaataaaacgtatatAGCTTCACAACGAATGCAGCCTTCTTTCCCCACTTACATAACCTGCGAGAGTTTAACTGAATCTATAATgcgtttaaaagaaaaaaaaaaaaaactttttttttttcctgctacATGTGAAAAAGATCTTCATTCACTCTGCAGAACAGAATACGTAAGGATCGGCTCAAATCAGACATACAGCAGTGAACAGTCATTCTATAtatgtcacatttatttttttttttttttcaaaaaaattttcaatttttgtgtttggaaaaaacTGTTCATGTATTCACTTGCTTGCATATCTTCTTCACCACATGGGAAGGTACGAGGGCTGAACCCTGAGGTACTCAGGGTCAGTTGCAGGGCAGCCACGTCGGGTAGGAACTACTGCAGGTGTGCACTAGCGGCTGCACGTGAGCGATGTAGTAGTTACTGAAGTTGATGTCTCGCACGTAGGGCGCTGGCTGGTAATAGCATGTGACGTTGGTAACTGTTGGGATGGCGTTCTGTTCGGCCAGCACCCTCAGTGCGAGCATAGAGATAAGATTTAACGTCTGCCGTCGTTCGTGTCCCATCAAGCACACCGTACTCTCATTGACCACGTGGTATAACGTGACCAGACAGTCGTACCGTTTGTGCTCCATTCCAGCAAAGTGATTCTGCAGGTATGCCTCAAGCTTTCGCTGCTGTTCGCCTATGTCCGAAAAGTCAATGAAGAACCGGGAGCACATGTACCGCTGGAGCGATTTCATCTCCGCTTCTGAAGTCGGCCGAAACCCTCGCACCAGAAGGTGGCAGTATTTCAAAAGCCCGCCTCCTCGGATCTCCTCGGGGTTTCTCGTCGCGATGACCTTGTTGCAAAGATGGCCACGAGCTTCCTCGAAATCCCCGTACATGCTCTCGCCCAACACCGTCGGGTGAAAGCACTCCGACATGGGCGTCTCTGAACAGCGATCAAACAGAAGAAGGGAGTCCAAGGCTATCTGGAAGGAGTCCACGCTGAACTCAAACTGGCGTCTGAGAGAGTCCACAAACTTAAGCTCAACATTCTTGCCGGTGTTGTTGGAGAGCGAAATGAGGCTCCAGCGGTCGGTGTCGTTGCAAACCTTCACCAACTTCTGTACATAAGCTTCCTTTAGAGTAAGTGCTGAGATTCTCTCCTTGCTGACGCCCTCGGGTAGGAAGTCCAGCAGGCTGTCGAGGACCACATCCTTCACCACACGGAAGGCCTGGTCGTCTGACAGCGAAACGCCAAAAATCAGGTCCAAGTCCTTGTATCCGAGCCCCGTGTCTTGGTGCAGAACGTGGCTGGCGGCCGAGCCGTTTAGCCTCACATCTCGAACAGTGATGCCTCGCTCCTCCAAACGTGCTCGAACCACCTGCAGAAATAGTTTTAAATCGTTAAGATCAAAATAGTTTTGGATATATTTGGATATATTaactcccatgtcatccaagatgttcatgtctttaattctttagttgaaaagaaattaaggtttttgaggaaaacattccaggatttttctccatatagtggatttcaatggtggccaacgggttgaaggtccaaattgcagtttcaatgcagcttcaaattggccattttcaaaaaaaattaaaagtttatatactttttaaatcacaaatgcttgtcttgcactagctctgcgatgcctTCACACATTgaataatcacattggaaaagtcATGTGCCTTTAGTGtacttcatctgtgtacttcagttcaaaaagaaaatgtagggtggggcaaaaaactccatctcattttcttctccaacttcaaaattgtccgacatcgttgttttacctttttttgtaaagggcgtttgactttctttgcatgttcactttgtaaacactgggttaaTACTTCTGTCTACGTCACAAGTGCATGATTACATAACGCGTGAGGTCAAgttagtgcaagacgagcatttgtggtaaaaaattttatttatttatttttttagaaaatgaccaatcgttacgctagataagacccttattcctcatctgggatcatgtagagccctttgaagttgcattgaaaTTGCAAATTGGACCTTCAACCAGTTGGCtcccaatgaagtccattatatagagaaaaattccaaaatgtggaaaaaaaaaaaaaaaaacaaattcgactgaagaaagaaagacatgaacatcttggatgacatggggtgagtaaattatcatgatttttttattctggaagtgaacttatcctttaataacactgttaaattttttaaaaaaaaaacattttcatactgtacattattacactgtgatgcctaaattcacttgtagcTTTTCAAAggatcaattttaattttagtgctttgatttaaattcattttgacAAAACCGGTTACCGGTTATCCaccataaaattaaaatcattttcagcCTAGTATTTTTATCGTAATTTAAATATGGGTGCATCCCTAATCAGTAACGTACAACCACTGCATGAAAAAGCAAGCACAAGCAAACATAACGCCACACTAAGCATTTCCTCATCTGAACAATTTGGACACTTTGTTCTGCTAACAATGCAATTACATAATTACCTTATTATCTAAAGACACCTAATTTTAATAAGCTTTAATAACTGACTTCACACGGCTAAAATCTCAGATTTCTTGCATCTATTCCCCCTCAAAACTGTGACCACTGAAGCACAGTTAGTTTATAGCGAGTGATCAATAAAACATTGATGTGCAGCAGTTTAACATTTTCTCACTTTGTTGCAATGATTCAAGCTATTGTTACATCAAATAATGTCTCAAACTAAACCACACCTGAGAGAATTTGAACGTGACAAATACATAATTTACTGTAATTAGCCTTTTTGTTAGAAAAAGGTGTTAATCTTTTGTGCTGAATGCATTTTTGTGCAAATTGGAAGCAATTATGTATgctctttgaaaaaaaaaaaactgacccgaCCAAGTCAACTATTAGGTTTAAAAggcatgtttttgtattattttcaacTACCAAGAATCTCTATTTTGTTCCGTATAAACCTTAAATAATTGAAGGTAGTTGTAAAGATcagttttaacatatttgtatGGAATGTGCACTGGATCGACACATCTGTGCATCAACAGTAACATTCTGGGAACATCCAGCTCTGTACAGCTGCACAACATTCTGTAAGGCAGAGTCTTACAAAACAGCTTCGCTTATGAATATAGATAGGCAGTTGTAAGATTTCACAGTGACTTGAAGGTCTCATAAATCTCGAATCAGGAACACATTCATAAATGTCTAATTCAATAAAGACAAAACTATTGATTTTGGCACAGGCTGCATTTTATGCATGCCAAGCAGATTTGCGTGctgtttatattgttttgcaACCATTCAGAGATTAAAAAAGTGCTTAAATCAAACTCATTATCTCCGTCCTGAATGCACGTAACCTTCATTTTCCACAGCTCTGTCGGATTACCTACCCTCActcctgtcaatcaaatcattagCCTTCTATTTTTACACATTAGGTCAGACTACAGCAGTTGACCAAGTGAACGCACTTTGCACAACGTGCGTCTGCACACATGCTGAAAACACATAATACGGTACATGACCACGTAAAGGGtgtgatttatttaaacaaaaagcatATTTACCTTATTTAATAATAGACCATTGTCTGTATTAACATCAATCAATGGTGTTTCAAAAAATATGCCATTGACAAACAGAAACTCAAAGTTTTTTCCATTTCCACCAAAGGCTTGAGGGCTGAACCGGATCACATTTCAACGCATGTGAACATTATGATAATAAGCTGACGCCAAAACAAGTTTGCAGTTGTATTCAAAAACCTACATTTTATGGTTTAACTGTACATCACAGCCTAAAGCACAAGGTACAAATGTGCAATCAGGACACTGTTATGATGATAATGAAAACAGCCACAAAGTCCATGTAATGAGACGGTGCCGTGGCAAATCattatggttaaaaaaaacgAGGAACGGGGCCATCTTTTGTCAATTTTGCAATGGCATGTGGAGGCTGTGTAATAAAAGATCaaagttgttttttaaaggttttccATTAAATATAATGGGCTTCCTAGTTGGGTTTTATTGACAGGACATTACTATCTGTTCAAACCCAGGCAGATGGAGTATTGTGAAACAGAGAATGACCACTCATTACGGTCCACTGGATCAAAGGAAGGGAAACTGTCAGATTCCACAGTTCATAGTTACTTTCGATCTCCATATGATTAGAACCAATAGAAGCCGATTTTTAGGAACTAACGCATTCACAGTAATTGAGAACACTCAAATAAAAGATATCAGATGtacatatgactgacagactatTTCCCTACTGTCGCCACATGGGATCATAAACTTGAAACGCAGAAGCCTAAGCATTCTCCCTTAAGCACTTAAAACAAACCCTTTCTTGTTGGGTGAAGCCGTACCGAAGGAAGTGATCTGGAGAAAAGATCAATATCTGCTTGCATGTGTAGATGCAAGCCTACACTGCTTGTGTATGAGAACAAGAATTCTTTTCATTGAGAAGGGGGGCACTGATGCAGGTTATCACTGGACTAGCTCAAGCAGTGTTACGTTGCACGGGATTAGGGTCGGTAATGAGTCACACTCAGTGTAGTTTTCGTGAGAACGTCCAAGTCATTAACAAGTCTCTTAAATTTGCCAAGCGCACAGTTTTCTGTATCTGCCTGAGGGCCAAAGGCTAAGAATGTTTTGCTTATCCTTGGGGGGGTTGAGACATTACACCAATAGTTGGTCGTCCAGTGACAGCTcccaaattaaaaaagtaaatcaaaTTTCAGAgctaattttaacatttactccTTAAAATTAACTAGTATATACTTTTATCTCAGCTTTTTAGCTCATGACAACTCTGTCTTTTCTAGTAAACCAATCACTAGTACTTTTTCATATCAAATATTCAAACTATTGCAAGAGTTACTCATATCTATTCCACTGCACATTTTTGCCACTGAATTCTGTAAGCATTTGTGATTCTGATATTAATTATTCACTTCTGACTAGTATGtgcatttcatatttttcactAGAAACACTTCATTTACTAGTATGCATGAGAAACTAGTATCAATTCCAGTTATTACTAGTTAGATCTAATTTTTTACTTCATAGTTCAGATTTAAGTGTTATAGTACACAGTAAACTGAAATGCACAACAGTGTTTGGTATTAATGTagatttatttagtactgggaCATATGTAATAGATACTAGTTACTATTTTAATAGATACAAGgaagtatgaaataaatgctattaGCAACTGAACAGTTAGTAGTAAAATTAGACTAGGTACTGGTTACAACTGGAATACATAATCGTCTCAAGTGCTGATAGTGACTTGTCTTGGGACTCGTAGCAAGGGTCTGAATATTTCTGAAAAGATATTAGTCACTAATAGAATACTAAATACTAACTACTAACGAAAAATAACTAGTGAAGTGGAAGTGCAGATCACTTTTGGATTATTTACTAGTAATTACCTCAATAAGTAAAAGTAACATGAATGATGTTAGTTTTAaggaatgcattttaaataatctagcgacatgcaaaaaaaaacaaacaaagatcaaatactgtacatataatAGTTGATAACTATCTGTTGTGATGCATAAAGCGTATTGAGAGATGTGCTTTGATAATAACCTGAACAATCTGTCGCGGCTGAACCGAAAGCGTCGGGAAGTTTCCACGTCCGTGAACTGGAACCGTCTCGCCAAGAATAGAGTCCAAACGTTGCACCTGCTCCCAAGATAACACGCAGAATCGCCGACACTGCTCTGACACATCACCGGAGGACATGGCGATGGAAAGAACAACCAGcttaaaaaaggcaaaaacttCTGGTCTACTCCTGCAGAGAATGATCGCTGTCTTTCCAAGCCGATTAAGTTCCTACGCAAACTCGTTTGTGAAAAACTCAGTTATTTCACAACTGCACTTGTTATCGgctatatataaatgtacaggGTTTGCGAGGTCATCCAGCTGCGCTTGTGATTCACTATTCCCAATCCACGCACGACCAAGACAAGCGACAAGTACTACAGTTTCGCTAGAAACGAAACATCCCAATGGTCTTTATACCCAAGAAATTTGCATACGCGCGTCTTATTGGTTGAATGTCGGCTCATTTCACAGCACTCTTTGATTGGATTGGCGGAGGCGTGCAGCTCTAACACACTCACCCGGCTTGAGACCTCGTTTATgaagcagcaaagacattgtaATTGTAAATGTCTCCCTTTTTAAGAGGAACCAGAAACAAAACATAAgaaaaattttactgtaaagttggaatttatttctaaataaataaattaaaaaagtagattttggatacaaaaaaatatattttatggtaaaaagtatatatatatactaaaaaaaaaaaaaaaaaaaaaaatatatatatatatatatatatatatatatatatatatatatatatatatatattttagtatatatactttttaccataaaaatattttttgtatccaaaatctacttttttaatttaataatgtgtgtgtgtgtgtgtgtgtgtgtatatatatatatatatatatatatatatttttttttttttttttttagtatatatactttttaccataaaaatattttttgtatccaaaatctacttttttaatttaatgtgtgtgtgtgtgtgtgtgtgtgtgtgtgtgtgtgtatatatatatatatatgtatacacacacacatacatacatgcatttcGCACTTTTagatttgcaaataaaatattattgttaatattattaatttgtaatgaCATAATGTGCAGAAACTTATTTG
The sequence above is drawn from the Labeo rohita strain BAU-BD-2019 chromosome 16, IGBB_LRoh.1.0, whole genome shotgun sequence genome and encodes:
- the tent5ba gene encoding terminal nucleotidyltransferase 5ba, which translates into the protein MSSGDVSEQCRRFCVLSWEQVQRLDSILGETVPVHGRGNFPTLSVQPRQIVQVVRARLEERGITVRDVRLNGSAASHVLHQDTGLGYKDLDLIFGVSLSDDQAFRVVKDVVLDSLLDFLPEGVSKERISALTLKEAYVQKLVKVCNDTDRWSLISLSNNTGKNVELKFVDSLRRQFEFSVDSFQIALDSLLLFDRCSETPMSECFHPTVLGESMYGDFEEARGHLCNKVIATRNPEEIRGGGLLKYCHLLVRGFRPTSEAEMKSLQRYMCSRFFIDFSDIGEQQRKLEAYLQNHFAGMEHKRYDCLVTLYHVVNESTVCLMGHERRQTLNLISMLALRVLAEQNAIPTVTNVTCYYQPAPYVRDINFSNYYIAHVQPLVHTCSSSYPTWLPCN